ATAATCCCAAAGCAAGAGGCTACGTCAAGTTCTGTAAGAACTCGTTCACAAAGCTTTTgggaaattattattattattgttattgttattattattattattattattattattattattgagcaGTGTCAAGCcacaaatgaagaagaaatatttGAAGCACAGGATAAGAGATCACTTTTCCCACTTGGATGGATCCATGTGAGTTTTCAGTTTTCTGCTACTGGAGCAGTAATGCTTATGCTCGAACCTTTTGACTTATTTATAGCCTCATTTGTCTCATATGTTAATTCTGAATTGGCAGACACATCCTACACAATCTTGTTTCATGTCATCCATTGATGTACACACCCATTATTCATATCAGGTGAGTTCATGAGGTTTCTTGaaagagaaagtatagggaattaatttttagtttgccAACATTAGCCAATTTCTTTTCTAATTCTAGAAATTCTCATTTTCTGGAGGATTTAGGGTTGAAGTTtatgatttaagatttagaatctaagataaacaaaataattttaaaaaatttggctaATGTTGGTGGAAAAAAGTTGGCTTCCTAGTATTATTCTGAGAGAATTGTTATTTCACTCGATCAATATACCCGAGAGCTTCATGTATGTTTGATAGTTCTTTTGTCGTAACTTATTCGAATTGGAATGCTTTCTCCTTAGATTATGCTGCCAGAAGCTGTTGCAATAGTCATGGCACCAACTGACAGTTCAAGGTAATGTTGCATCTCAAACCGAATATTTTTTTGTCCGAGGATGATTAGTCTCTCACTTTCGATGACTACGTCGTGTGGATGCACAGAAAACATGGCATATTTAGGTTGACAAGCCCGGGTGGCATGTCGGTGATCAGACAGTGCCCGCAGCGTGGTTTTCATCCGCACAATCCGCCGCCGGATGGTGGTCCCATCTACGATACATGTACAGATGTTTACATGAATCctgatttgaattttgatgtcatTGATCTACGATGATTATTGAAAAAAACCGGtttgttaaaaaaaagtgtCCTGCCATGCCAATTGTTCATATAACCATACTTAAATAGGTTTTATAATTAGACTTAAACCATTAGAGCAGCCTTGCTGCTTTATATTCTTTGCTTATTTTGTAACTATTGACCAGCTTGCCTGTTTGGCCATTTATTCTGTATTCCATTCGTGGCGATTTCATCAAATCTAGTTAATACACTGACTCTGATTGTTATCTTACTTCCATGTTCCATTACTATATTCAGCGTGGTAGTTAAAAGAGTTTTGAGAACcctactataaaaaaataaaaggtagTATCTCACGCGcagttatttttatgtaaagttgatagttgagagtcgttagataatttgacatATTTGACTAAGATTTTGTTTGGGAAGGTCCATAAGTGgcttctttttaaatttttacctaTGAAAAGTTATAGGGTTAatgtttgatataatttttaaaattaagttatagttttttaagaagttatttaaagtgctataaaaaaattaaaaaaattaaatttttttgtaataaaaatttttatcaatttttttaaataaNNNNNNNNNNNNNNNNNNNNNNNNNNNNNNNNNNNNNNNNNNNNNNNNNNNNNNNNNNNNNNNNNNNNNNNNNNNNNNNNNNNNNNNNNNNNNNNNNNNNNNNNNNNNNNNNNNNNNNNNNNNNNNNNNNNNNNNNNNNNNNNNNNNNNNNNNNGTCATTTGAGTATTCTAAATTGGTCACTTGGTGAGGTAGGTGAAACAATTCGCCACTGAAAAAATCTTAATATAAATATTCTTGATATCATAACTGCATGGCTTGGGTCATGGGCATGGCCTTCGTTATGAATTTTGAcggaaaattttatattaattaatcaataaacaATGGTTGTTGGTTTGGCTTGGTTGCTGACGTAAGTAGTTAGTGGCGCTTGAGTGAAAGCCATAACCCATAAGGCGGTGACGGTGCATTGAGGATAGAGTATTTATCGTTATTCAATTCTTTGAACATTTCCAATTTCCAAAGTCTTTGAAACTTATGTTGTCAATTTTAAGATGGTGAATTCTACAGTGTCTATAATTTGatgtctaatttttatttaatttattttttataataatttttaaatatttaataattatttatttttatatttttaaaattaaatattaatttttaatcttttttaataagTTAGATAAACATTTTTAGACACCATAGAAATCACTTTTTAAGATATCTGGGAATCATTGGTCCAAAGTAACAGAATCATAGTAACAAGCAGATGGCTCTCATTCGCTTGAGAGATGAACATGGTATGGTACCAACTTCATAATTGAATCATTGTATAGTGTATCTACTAGTACCAGTGTCCTCTTATTATGAGGTCCAGTTtggtaaataatttaattaaagtttttgttattttttttattttttataaatttttaaatacttcTTAAAAAGctgtaatttgattttgaaaattagaccAGCTAATAATACAATTATTTTTGATaagttaaaagtttaaaaaaatacttttaaaattttttaaacaaattcttaactttgttttttttttgtagacaatattttttaatttgacaaactaaagactaatttatcttaaatctaaattttatttaaaaaatttatcattaactaataaattattacatatatataaaaaaattcgagTCCATATATTTAAACGACTAAATTGATCTCTGATCAATCCAAGTTACTCCCTGCCATTATTAGCTATAGTGAAATGCAAGTGATGTATGCTTTGTTTGTGGGCTCCACAGGATAGTAGGGGAGTGGGGTCCCATGCTATGGCAGGGCAAGTATTGAGCATTGGAGGTATTGAGGTAAGGACTATTTTGTCATTCTTTCAAATCACTCACATGCCCAAGTTGTCAAAAATGGCTGTCTTTGTGAGAGAAACACTTAAtactaaaacttttattttcttaaccCTTGTTAGAGTTTACTAACAAAGGCATCAATAGCTTTTCTCACTCTTAACCTTATGATTTATCTTTGTACCTAATCCTTTAACCTTCATTTGTCCTTGCATAATATTACTTGTTTAATTTGACCAAGTTAATACCCAAATGGATGGATAAATCTATTTCCGTGTCATGTCATGTCatctataaaataattataattcaaaGGGCATACTTattggaaggaaaaaaaattgaaatagttACAGAAGAGAGATTCGGTCCTTAACATGCTATTAAATGAACATCCACCTCCACCGAAAATGAAAGAGTTGGTCCTTGCTAACCACCTTAATTATTACTTTGTAAAGCTTTTGTAAAGAGCAATATTGCTCTGGTCTACATCTGATTCTCACAATCTTGTGCTGCACTAAATCTTGAGTTAGAGTGCTTCTTCaattttgttgaaattgatTGGCAGGTAGCTAGACtgttctttcattttattttatttattttttatttcttgataAGGAGTTTAGATAAGATTTTAATGATGATGACTATACTTCAATAAACCGtacaaatattaattttctcGGAAACATATTGTCGTATACTCTTATGTAAGTGACAAAAACCAAAATTGTATTTTCTAACCCAAAAAGATTTCAGTTTGATCCATCCACGTGTTTGACGattattcaattcaacttgGTATTAAATGAAATCAGTTTTACATGTCCTTAAGAAATCATCTATTATAGATATAGGGAATAAAAAGATGTAGCTAAACCAACCTAGAAGTTTTATTTTGACAGTGCTTCCCCGTCTAATTTAActgattaattaatataaataaaaattttgctgAGACAAGGTTGCTCTACCTTAGATTTATGCATAAACATGATGGGGATTGGGGAAATTGGGATGATGAGAAACCCcccaaaattaaataatctaTAACTCCTTGAATTCAGCAAAGTTTGATTGTGTTTGCAGTCACACACCTacatttgttttctttctttacaaTTTTCCAAACAAATTGTCACTGATATAACATACACTTTCTCTttagttcttttctttttatgtcATATTCTGTGtcttctacttttgtttctACTCTCCAACAAGTCCCTCTTGAAAGTAAATTAGATGAATGGTACCACACCACAAAGTAGCTAGCTCTTCTTTTTATATGTATACAATggtctattattattattattattgtcatctatttctctttcttttttgactTTGCAATGAAAAGCAactctattattttaaaaatttggtttGAAATTTCAGTCCCTTAATTAAGGCTCTATTAtttccttgctatttacatcagcagttatatatatatttaggtTAGTTATTTGATTGAAGCTTAATTGGTTGGAACTTGGAAACACAGCTACCTTAAAGTTGCTTGGTTATGTTGTCTGAAATAGTTGCTCCTcgtctttcattctcccttgaAGACAGCGAGGAGAAGGATGTTCCTCGAAAAGACACACTGCTTTTGGGTTCAAATGAAGATGAATTTGAGTTTAGCAGAAACAACAGCATAGATTACGAGTCATCTTGTTGTGCAGATGAGGTTTTCTCCAACGGAGTGATGATaacagagaaagagaaaagcaaCACAAGCAGAAAGCACATGCGGTATATGAAGCTGCCTCCACTTGCATCGTCACCAACAAGCAAGAGCAAGAAactagaagagaagagaagcgAGTCAAAGTCTTCATTCTGGGGATTCGGTAGAAGCAAGAGTCTCAACAACTGTGATAGAAAGAAGAAGTTGATGTGTTCTTCGAGTCCTTTAATGTTGTCGCGTAGCAAGTCAACGGGATCAGCATCAGTTCCTGTTCCAAAGAACAACAAGCAGCAATCCAGATCAGCGATGATGAATATGTATCCTCCTcgatcatcgtcatcatcataTGCAAATAATGGGCATCGTGTTAGTCCTGTATTGAACGTTCCAACCCCTGTTTCTCTCTTTGGTTTGGCTTCTTTCTTGCGTCTCGGAAATTCAAATAAGCTTCGTAAGACTACCAAGAACTAATTAATCAATCATCTTCTTTTTGCCTTTAGCTTTTCGTTTATCATTTTATCATGAATCAAGTCTTAATCATGTACCTGTACATATGTCTTTAGCTTGTTCATATTATGTCAATGTGAAACGATGCTCTTTCAGTTCAACTAACCattattttggaggaaaaacaaaaataattaacttacttTGCGACTAATTCACCAAATATATTGaccatttttttactttattctaATTCTAATCTAATGCCGTGTACGGACCGCCCTAGATTTAGGGCATTAACATTTTAGAAACAAAACCAACTTTGGATACTCCAATCAAAATTTATGATTCTGTgtgaatatattttattttgattattaaatgaTAAGTtataagatttaatttttatatgttacaaaaatattattttgatttaaaaatataattaaataaataagtcatattttttaaataaaaattatctaaaaaaatatttttaatatttttattggagCAGCTGCCAAACTAAATATCGTGCCTGTGTCTTTCAAGTTTCAAGACAAACAACTAATTTTAGGGTCACATTAAACTTGTACTGTGTactaagaaaaatagaaaaaatagagcCTTTTCATTAAGGGTACTATTCATTAGCGGAATTCTCGAAGCGATGATACAGACTTCTTGGatcaaatcaatttaatttaatttaatttaatttaattagaataacACCTGATTGATGCGCCCACAGCTAAATAAATTAGACTATACATTATGGATTTggtctaatattttaaaagttactAATTCTTTGTAGATCGACCAAAGAACATGTTAAAAATGAGATTTGAAAGTTATgtgatttgttttatttataaaattcattattttgttatattaattatgatttttttttcaatgcaaaaacaatttattatgtaatatttttattattagaatgtTATATTTAGGACTGCACATAGATCGGATAATATCCACATATCCGTATTCGATCCGAATTTTACGGATATTATCCGATCCGCATAGTCATTGGATCAGATCAGATCCGATCTGCACTATAGTAGGATCAGATTACGAATTTAGCAGTGATATCTGCGGATCCAATCCGCAGATCCGCATATCCGCACATCTCATATAAATAACATAGTTTAAGAAAgtaatgtgatatgaattttagtgtgttgatttgtgaattttttgatatcttgtttttaattttttatgttgtattttaacttaaaataattaaacttagatcttgtgttattatatttttttgttattcaaaagaacttttattgataatattttaggaGTAAATAGGTTTAAACAGgtgaaaaatagattttttggacattttttgtaaaaataaccAAACAAAATCTTAAAACAGTTTTTTTGAATTATGCGGATATACCTAATATCCAATCCGATCTACAAATAGGCGGATCGGATCAGATTGGATCCGGCCTAAAAAAATGCAGATATCGTATCCGATCCGATCGAATGAATATAGTGCAGAACGGATAGAATTATAGGttatatccgatccgatccgatccatgTACAACCCTAGTTACACTTCTAACTACATTATTCTGATAGcaaaaatattacaataatttttaaatatatctttatATAATAGAAACTGCATTGACTTTATTTAAAAACCAGAAACATTTTTTCAATCTTAAGACCCTAAATACACACGCATATCATTACAATTTTTAACCTTCTTTGAAAAatgtaataataaaaacaaagaaacatctggtaaaaagtaaaaactaataGAGACTTACAAAAGAACATCACCAATATTTTATTGCAGCAGTGATCATTGCTCGTCTTATAaatctttttaccaaattaTTCAATTTCACCAAACTTACTAATATTTCATCCAATTACAGCCTTCGATCCAAAATTTAATCAGCATTCAAACCATTTTAGAGTTAATCTTTTACAAGCCACCACAATCTATTATAATCCGAACTAACAAGTTACAATCACAAGTAATTAGAAAGACAATCAATTAATCAATCATACATAGATAATAATTATAACAAGTAGTACAATTAGCAGTTAACAAAATATCAATTAGACAAATCATGTAACTATGCGGCTCAAGCAATTTCAAACAAATGCAGTATGATGCATGACTGTcctactggccatgagctcatgtgtcggttataCCGCCAGACCCGACACAAATTCGGTTGGCAacttgatgattggatttttgacggtttaaaatttcactaatgaaatctcgttgaagtatagtctctaaaccaacaataatcctctcatacaaaaatttgtttgtcacaagtaacaaacccttaaatttataaaccgaagtacttggcaaggattaatctcattaaatcatcctctaactagtagtaaaggaaagtcaaatgagctatatcaatcctagtccataagtcctaactctccactaattcaattagtgagaactagagtcaatg
The genomic region above belongs to Arachis duranensis cultivar V14167 chromosome 3, aradu.V14167.gnm2.J7QH, whole genome shotgun sequence and contains:
- the LOC107478753 gene encoding uncharacterized protein LOC107478753; the encoded protein is MLSEIVAPRLSFSLEDSEEKDVPRKDTLLLGSNEDEFEFSRNNSIDYESSCCADEVFSNGVMITEKEKSNTSRKHMRYMKLPPLASSPTSKSKKLEEKRSESKSSFWGFGRSKSLNNCDRKKKLMCSSSPLMLSRSKSTGSASVPVPKNNKQQSRSAMMNMYPPRSSSSSYANNGHRVSPVLNVPTPVSLFGLASFLRLGNSNKLRKTTKN